A single window of Rhizobium sp. SL42 DNA harbors:
- the folB gene encoding dihydroneopterin aldolase — protein sequence MSAIFTITLKNCSFFANHGVFAEEGVLGQRFYVDAEFDVDAGEAAAQDRLEGTVHYGIAFEVIESIVTGARVMLIEALALAIAKALLARFPEILRTRITVRKPSAPIAGILDYVQVSVEQFR from the coding sequence ATGAGTGCCATCTTCACCATTACCCTGAAGAATTGCTCCTTCTTCGCCAATCATGGCGTGTTTGCCGAAGAGGGTGTCCTGGGTCAGCGTTTTTACGTCGATGCGGAATTCGATGTCGATGCCGGCGAGGCCGCTGCTCAGGACAGGCTTGAGGGTACGGTCCACTACGGCATCGCCTTCGAGGTCATAGAATCCATTGTCACCGGTGCGCGCGTCATGTTGATCGAGGCGCTGGCGCTAGCCATCGCCAAGGCCTTGCTGGCGCGGTTTCCCGAAATCCTGAGAACGCGCATCACAGTGCGCAAGCCCAGCGCGCCAATCGCTGGTATTCTCGACTATGTACAGGTGAGCGTTGAGCAATTCAGGTGA
- the folK gene encoding 2-amino-4-hydroxy-6-hydroxymethyldihydropteridine diphosphokinase → MSNSGEFGWRQATLGLGGNIGDPVSAMAAALRHLDGRSDCRVTAVSGLYRTPPWGKVDQADFYNCCAAIETTLAPEPLLDACLDIEREMKRVRIERWGPRTIDIDILTYDNASVDGEHLKIPHPRMTERGFVLMPLADIAPDLIVRGISVADWLGQSDCSGIEVANENRAWWRG, encoded by the coding sequence TTGAGCAATTCAGGTGAGTTTGGGTGGCGTCAGGCTACCCTTGGGCTTGGCGGCAATATCGGCGATCCGGTATCCGCCATGGCAGCGGCTCTGCGGCATCTCGATGGCCGCTCCGATTGTCGGGTGACCGCCGTGTCGGGGCTTTACCGGACGCCGCCCTGGGGGAAAGTCGATCAGGCGGATTTCTACAACTGTTGTGCGGCCATCGAGACAACGCTCGCACCAGAACCGCTGCTGGACGCCTGTCTCGACATCGAGCGCGAGATGAAGCGTGTTCGGATCGAGCGCTGGGGACCCCGTACCATCGATATCGATATCCTGACCTATGACAATGCCAGTGTCGATGGCGAGCACCTGAAGATCCCGCATCCGCGCATGACCGAGCGTGGTTTCGTATTGATGCCGCTTGCCGATATCGCCCCGGACCTGATTGTCAGGGGCATTTCGGTTGCCGACTGGCTCGGGCAGAGCGATTGCAGCGGTATCGAGGTCGCAAATGAAAACCGCGCCTGGTGGCGCGGTTGA
- a CDS encoding 2Fe-2S iron-sulfur cluster-binding protein, with protein sequence MANISIIAFDGTRFDIAAAEGSTVMENAVRNSVPGIDAECGGACACATCHVYVDDAWTDKVGAPSAMEEDMLDFAVDVKPSSRLSCQIKVVAALDGLVVHVPERQG encoded by the coding sequence ATGGCAAATATCAGCATCATCGCCTTTGACGGCACGCGCTTCGACATCGCAGCCGCCGAGGGCTCGACAGTCATGGAAAATGCCGTGCGCAATTCCGTTCCCGGGATCGACGCCGAATGTGGCGGCGCCTGCGCTTGTGCGACCTGTCATGTCTATGTCGACGATGCCTGGACCGACAAGGTCGGCGCACCTTCGGCCATGGAGGAAGACATGCTCGACTTCGCCGTTGACGTGAAGCCAAGCTCTCGGCTGAGCTGTCAGATCAAGGTCGTGGCTGCGCTTGATGGCCTTGTGGTGCATGTTCCCGAACGCCAGGGCTGA
- the cckA gene encoding cell cycle histidine kinase CckA — translation MTRQQKPGDSDSPLVDRRGGFGTALRILLLALVLIGASAAFVFFRDQLDNQIVLGVLGVLAMMGIFFIVSAVIGFVEVMPQSHTDTLARRFLASQPEGTLITDSEGRIVYANAAYGEMTGAKKATDVQTLEALLSRYRESSEALYRLTNGLREGRESYEEFRLLKPLGNQTGNGSGAHWYRLKARLLENESRGRGLHVWQISDITVERDDQERFFKELQHAIDYLDHAPAGFFSAGRKGEIYYLNATLAEWLGVDLTQFSPGSMSIADLVAGEGMALINSVQAEPGNSRTETLDLDLRRVNGQILPVRLVHRVRAARDGAPGESRSIVLARQSGDTGDHSASVASMRFTRFFNNTPMAIASVDGEGRILRTNAPFMKLFADIITRDQIEQHDRLEIVFHESERERFHDALALAKDRQVDIAPIDSRHPVSDTRHFRFYVNAVIDQSDEAPEEAAIVYAVDVTDQKALEAQMAQTQKMNAVGTLAGGIAHDFNNVLTAILLSSDHLLLQARPSDASFADLMEIKRNANRAAVLVRQLLAFSRKQTMRPSVLNLTDVIGDLRMLVDRLISGSNVKLRVEYGRDLWPVKTDLSQFEQVMINLCVNARDAMPGGGAITVSTRNVSAQEAGDFQYRGLPAEEMVLIEVADTGTGIAPDIMDKIFEPFFTTKEVGKGTGLGLAMVYGIVKQSGGYIYPESEVGKGTTFRIFLPRHIPEIQPVIEHVAGAPDPAANVASAASSDSSTENRDLTGKSAVVLLVEDEEAVRRGGKRMLETRGYTVHEAGSGVEALEILEELGGAVDIVVSDVVMPEMDGPTLLSELRKTYPDMKFIFVSGYAEDAFARNLPADAKFGFLPKPFSLKQLAVAVREMLDGQG, via the coding sequence ATGACACGACAGCAGAAGCCCGGCGATAGCGACAGCCCTCTGGTGGACCGCCGGGGCGGATTCGGTACAGCGCTGCGCATTCTCTTGCTGGCCCTGGTGCTGATCGGAGCATCCGCTGCCTTTGTCTTTTTCCGCGACCAGCTGGACAACCAGATCGTTCTCGGAGTTCTCGGCGTTCTGGCGATGATGGGCATCTTCTTCATCGTTTCGGCCGTCATCGGCTTCGTCGAGGTCATGCCGCAGTCGCATACCGATACGCTGGCGCGGCGATTTCTGGCCAGCCAGCCGGAAGGCACGCTGATCACCGATTCGGAGGGCCGCATCGTTTACGCCAATGCGGCCTATGGCGAGATGACCGGCGCGAAGAAAGCGACGGATGTGCAGACGCTCGAAGCCTTGCTGTCGCGTTATCGCGAGTCGAGCGAGGCGCTATACCGGCTGACGAACGGTTTGCGAGAAGGTCGCGAGAGCTACGAAGAGTTCCGTCTGCTCAAGCCGCTCGGCAATCAGACAGGCAATGGTTCCGGTGCCCATTGGTACCGCCTGAAGGCGAGACTGCTGGAGAACGAGAGCCGCGGACGCGGCCTGCATGTCTGGCAGATCTCCGACATTACCGTCGAACGCGACGATCAGGAGCGCTTTTTCAAGGAATTGCAGCACGCAATCGACTATCTCGACCATGCGCCGGCCGGCTTCTTCTCCGCTGGTCGCAAGGGCGAAATCTACTATCTCAATGCGACACTTGCTGAATGGTTGGGCGTCGACCTGACGCAGTTCAGCCCGGGCTCGATGTCGATTGCCGATCTGGTTGCCGGCGAAGGCATGGCATTGATCAATTCGGTACAGGCCGAACCCGGCAATTCGCGGACAGAGACGCTGGATCTTGACCTGCGCCGGGTCAACGGCCAGATCCTGCCCGTGCGACTGGTACACCGGGTACGCGCAGCGCGTGACGGGGCACCGGGCGAAAGCCGGTCGATCGTGCTCGCCCGGCAAAGTGGCGATACCGGCGATCACTCCGCCTCGGTCGCATCGATGCGTTTCACCCGGTTCTTCAACAACACGCCGATGGCGATCGCGTCCGTCGATGGCGAAGGCCGAATCCTGCGCACCAATGCGCCGTTCATGAAACTGTTTGCCGACATCATCACTCGCGATCAAATCGAGCAGCATGACAGGCTGGAAATCGTGTTCCATGAGAGCGAGCGCGAGCGGTTTCATGATGCGCTGGCGCTGGCCAAGGATCGCCAGGTCGATATCGCCCCGATCGACAGCCGCCATCCGGTCAGCGATACCCGCCACTTCCGCTTCTATGTCAATGCCGTTATCGACCAGAGCGACGAGGCGCCTGAAGAGGCCGCGATCGTCTATGCCGTTGATGTCACAGACCAGAAGGCGCTTGAAGCGCAGATGGCGCAGACTCAGAAGATGAATGCCGTTGGTACGCTTGCCGGTGGTATCGCGCATGACTTCAACAACGTCCTGACCGCGATCCTTCTGTCGTCGGATCATCTGCTGCTGCAGGCGCGGCCTTCGGATGCAAGCTTCGCCGACCTGATGGAAATCAAGCGCAACGCCAATCGTGCGGCCGTATTGGTCCGACAGTTGCTCGCTTTTTCCCGCAAGCAGACGATGCGCCCCTCGGTGTTGAATCTCACCGATGTGATCGGCGATCTGCGCATGCTGGTTGACCGCTTGATCTCCGGCAGCAATGTCAAGTTGCGGGTTGAATATGGCCGCGATCTCTGGCCGGTGAAGACGGACCTGTCGCAATTCGAGCAGGTGATGATCAACCTCTGCGTCAATGCGCGCGATGCCATGCCGGGAGGCGGGGCAATCACAGTGTCGACGCGCAACGTTTCTGCGCAGGAAGCAGGCGATTTCCAGTATCGCGGCCTGCCGGCGGAAGAAATGGTGCTGATCGAGGTTGCCGATACCGGCACGGGTATTGCACCTGATATCATGGACAAGATCTTCGAGCCTTTCTTCACGACCAAGGAAGTGGGCAAGGGCACCGGTCTCGGTCTTGCCATGGTTTATGGCATCGTCAAGCAGTCTGGCGGCTACATCTATCCGGAATCGGAAGTCGGCAAGGGCACCACGTTCCGCATTTTCCTGCCGCGGCACATCCCCGAGATCCAGCCGGTGATAGAACACGTGGCCGGTGCGCCGGATCCTGCTGCGAACGTTGCTTCGGCTGCGAGCAGCGATTCGTCCACCGAGAACCGCGATCTGACCGGAAAGTCGGCCGTCGTGCTTCTCGTCGAGGACGAGGAGGCGGTGCGGCGCGGTGGCAAGCGCATGCTGGAAACGCGCGGCTATACCGTGCATGAGGCGGGATCAGGCGTGGAGGCGCTGGAGATCCTGGAAGAACTGGGCGGCGCTGTGGACATTGTCGTGTCCGACGTCGTCATGCCGGAAATGGACGGGCCGACGCTGCTGAGCGAACTCAGAAAGACCTATCCCGACATGAAGTTCATCTTCGTATCCGGCTATGCCGAGGACGCGTTTGCGCGCAATCTACCCGCGGATGCCAAATTCGGTTTCCTGCCCAAGCCCTTCTCGCTGAAGCAGCTGGCGGTGGCCGTTCGTGAGATGCTTGACGGCCAGGGCTGA
- a CDS encoding DUF922 domain-containing Zn-dependent protease, giving the protein MSNARRFWATAVTVALVSVSISPAHAETIVRKSTSYFQIGGKTAAEIDDELTRKGPMTQMTGNRHPGATQIRFGGDLTYVRKGERCAIEDARVTLDTKIILPRWKNRKRATKELGFIWDALSADIKRHEERHAEIARQYARDLEKALRRLPTQDNCDKMQDKVAEVTDRITLAHDEAQMKFDRIEAKNFQNRMARILRYKSGRASQD; this is encoded by the coding sequence ATGTCAAATGCTCGCCGTTTTTGGGCAACCGCAGTCACTGTAGCCCTAGTTTCCGTTTCCATCTCTCCGGCGCATGCCGAAACCATCGTTCGCAAGTCGACAAGCTATTTCCAGATCGGCGGCAAGACCGCGGCGGAGATCGATGACGAACTGACGCGCAAGGGACCGATGACCCAGATGACGGGAAACCGCCATCCCGGAGCCACGCAGATCCGTTTCGGCGGCGACTTGACCTATGTGCGCAAAGGGGAGCGCTGCGCCATTGAGGATGCTCGCGTCACCCTCGACACCAAGATCATCTTGCCGCGCTGGAAGAATCGCAAGCGTGCGACGAAAGAACTCGGCTTCATCTGGGATGCCCTGTCGGCCGACATCAAGCGCCACGAGGAACGCCACGCTGAAATTGCCCGCCAATATGCACGCGATCTTGAAAAGGCGCTGAGGAGACTTCCGACGCAAGACAATTGCGACAAGATGCAGGACAAGGTCGCCGAAGTCACCGATCGCATCACGCTGGCCCATGACGAGGCGCAGATGAAGTTTGACCGCATAGAGGCGAAGAACTTCCAGAACAGGATGGCGCGCATCCTGCGCTACAAAAGCGGCAGGGCAAGTCAGGACTAA
- the dksA gene encoding RNA polymerase-binding protein DksA, whose protein sequence is MSEKINLSNYVLSEDEEFMNANQRAYFRAKLVAWKNDILREARETLGHLAEESANHPDLADRASSETDRAIELRARDRQRKLISKIDAALQRIDEGTYGFCEETGEPIGLKRLDARPIATLSIEAQERHERREKVYRDE, encoded by the coding sequence TTGAGTGAGAAGATCAATCTTAGCAATTATGTGCTCTCTGAGGATGAAGAGTTCATGAATGCGAACCAGAGGGCCTATTTTCGGGCAAAGCTTGTTGCCTGGAAGAATGATATCCTACGCGAAGCGCGCGAAACTCTCGGTCACCTTGCCGAAGAGAGCGCCAACCATCCCGACCTTGCCGACCGGGCTTCCTCCGAAACAGACCGTGCCATCGAGCTTCGTGCTCGCGACAGGCAGCGCAAGCTGATCTCGAAGATCGACGCTGCCCTGCAACGGATCGACGAAGGTACCTACGGTTTTTGCGAGGAAACCGGCGAGCCGATCGGTTTGAAGCGCCTTGACGCCCGTCCGATCGCAACTCTGTCGATCGAAGCGCAGGAGCGCCACGAGCGCCGCGAAAAGGTTTATCGCGACGAGTGA
- a CDS encoding SixA phosphatase family protein has product MTLSTKPPERIYLLRHAKSGWAEPGGRDFDRSLSDAGFAEAELLAETAAEKGYQPELVISSTAKRCRQTADAIRRAFSGQSEFRFVDDLYNSPADTYLEILTSTRGVQSLMMLGHNPAVEEVFARLVGHDVVGRTVPEGYPTSGLAVIDALQIDGRGQGWKLQDFIVG; this is encoded by the coding sequence ATGACGCTCTCCACCAAGCCTCCTGAACGCATCTATTTGTTGCGACATGCAAAATCCGGTTGGGCCGAACCGGGCGGCCGCGATTTTGACCGCAGCCTTTCCGACGCAGGTTTTGCCGAGGCGGAACTGCTGGCCGAGACCGCCGCAGAAAAGGGATATCAGCCCGAATTGGTGATTTCCTCAACCGCAAAGCGGTGCCGACAGACTGCCGATGCAATACGCAGGGCCTTTTCGGGCCAGTCGGAATTTCGTTTCGTCGATGACCTCTATAATTCACCGGCCGATACATATCTCGAGATCCTGACGTCAACGCGCGGTGTTCAGTCGCTGATGATGTTGGGTCACAATCCAGCCGTCGAGGAGGTTTTTGCGCGCCTTGTCGGCCATGACGTTGTCGGCCGCACCGTGCCCGAAGGCTACCCGACATCTGGCCTTGCCGTGATCGATGCGCTGCAGATCGACGGTCGGGGTCAGGGGTGGAAATTGCAGGACTTTATCGTCGGCTGA
- a CDS encoding YcjF family protein, protein MTKPPSSSVPGAGQGTGNRRRPAAFSIEAAPETEPPRPAAARQPRAFSHDVVIVPDEEDPFIGGGVADDEIPLAIPRRRGFSFAKIAAGAFGILVSLALGLWVDGLIRDLFSRSDWLGYAAIGVLAVGILALAIAIGREVVGLYRLEAVQSLKSEAEIASADRKRPAALAVVKRLTRLVSHRPETARGQKVMAEVEEDVIDGPQLIELAERELLSPLDFRARNLILGASKRVSVVTAVSPRALVDLGYVLFEVVRLVRAMAELYGGRPGSLGMLRLLRDVIAHLAVTGSIAVGDSLVQQVLGHGLASRLSARLGEGVINGLMTARIGIAAMDLCRPLPFKALKRPGIGDFIGDLKPSLNGKSGGETN, encoded by the coding sequence ATGACCAAGCCCCCCTCATCCTCCGTCCCCGGCGCGGGTCAGGGCACCGGCAACCGCCGACGGCCTGCGGCATTCTCCATCGAGGCTGCTCCGGAAACAGAACCCCCTCGACCGGCCGCGGCACGCCAACCGCGAGCCTTCTCGCACGATGTGGTGATTGTCCCGGACGAGGAAGACCCCTTTATCGGCGGGGGAGTTGCCGACGACGAGATTCCGCTCGCGATCCCGCGGAGACGCGGTTTTTCCTTCGCGAAAATTGCCGCCGGCGCCTTTGGTATCCTGGTCTCCCTCGCGCTCGGCCTCTGGGTCGATGGCCTGATCCGTGACCTCTTTTCCCGCTCCGACTGGCTTGGCTACGCCGCGATCGGCGTGCTTGCGGTCGGGATCCTGGCTCTGGCAATCGCCATAGGACGGGAGGTAGTCGGCCTCTATCGGCTGGAAGCGGTCCAGTCGCTGAAATCGGAAGCGGAAATTGCCAGCGCCGATCGCAAGCGCCCGGCGGCTCTCGCCGTGGTCAAGCGCCTGACGCGCCTCGTCTCCCATCGCCCGGAGACCGCCCGCGGCCAGAAAGTGATGGCAGAGGTCGAGGAGGATGTGATCGACGGACCGCAACTGATCGAGCTTGCCGAGCGGGAGCTGTTGAGCCCCCTCGACTTCCGGGCAAGAAACCTCATTCTGGGCGCTTCCAAGCGGGTGTCTGTCGTCACCGCCGTCAGTCCCCGGGCGCTGGTGGATCTTGGCTATGTGCTTTTCGAGGTCGTTCGACTGGTCCGCGCCATGGCCGAACTTTATGGCGGACGACCTGGCAGCCTCGGAATGCTGCGTCTGTTGCGCGACGTGATCGCCCATCTGGCAGTTACAGGATCGATCGCGGTCGGCGACAGCCTGGTCCAGCAGGTCCTTGGCCACGGCCTCGCCTCACGTCTGTCGGCGCGCCTTGGCGAAGGTGTCATCAACGGACTGATGACGGCGCGAATCGGCATTGCGGCAATGGATCTGTGTCGTCCTCTGCCCTTCAAGGCTTTGAAGCGACCAGGCATCGGCGACTTCATCGGCGACCTCAAGCCATCGCTAAACGGCAAATCCGGGGGCGAAACCAACTGA
- a CDS encoding YcjX family protein, translating to MPPSLFTNITDEAAIALDNVADRAVNLVHPTIRLGVTGLSRAGKTVFISSLVHNLLHGGRLPLFEPVRAGRIAGAKLEEQPDDAVPRFQYEDHIRALIKERVWPDSTRAISELRLTIEYKSASAWNRLLSSGRLSIDIVDYPGEWLLDLPLLQQDYRQFSEATASLATTGVRAELSREWRELSASIDPHAPADEMLARRLAETFTTYLRLCKSDERSLSTLPPGRFLMPGDLEGSPALTFAPLPALADGKAPKGSLQAMMERRYEAYKSLVVKPFFREHFARLDRQIVLVDALQAINRGPEAVQDLERALGDVLTCFRAGSNNILTSLVRRRIDRVLVAATKADHLHHESHDRLETLTRRLVDRAIQTIGMSGAGIEVMALASVRATREANVKRDGHDLPVIVGTPMAGERIGKEIFDGERKTAVFPGDLPEDPEAFFRSLDAGEPAELPDLDIVRFRPPRLEETGGGITLSVPHIRLDRAMQFLLGDRLA from the coding sequence TTGCCCCCTTCCCTGTTCACCAACATTACCGATGAGGCAGCGATTGCTCTCGACAATGTTGCCGATCGTGCCGTCAATCTGGTCCACCCGACGATCCGCCTCGGCGTAACTGGCCTGTCGCGCGCAGGCAAAACCGTGTTCATCTCTTCGCTCGTGCACAACCTTCTGCATGGCGGACGGTTGCCGCTGTTCGAACCGGTTCGCGCCGGCCGCATTGCCGGTGCGAAACTGGAGGAACAGCCGGACGATGCCGTACCGCGTTTCCAGTATGAAGACCACATCCGCGCCCTGATCAAAGAACGGGTCTGGCCGGATTCGACACGGGCAATTTCGGAACTGCGGTTGACCATAGAATACAAGAGCGCAAGCGCATGGAACCGCCTGCTTTCGTCCGGACGCCTGTCGATCGATATCGTCGACTATCCCGGTGAATGGCTTCTCGACCTGCCATTGCTTCAGCAAGACTATCGCCAGTTCTCCGAGGCGACGGCAAGTCTTGCGACGACCGGCGTTCGCGCGGAACTGTCACGCGAGTGGCGCGAACTGTCGGCATCCATTGATCCGCATGCTCCGGCCGACGAAATGCTGGCGCGCAGGCTGGCTGAGACGTTCACAACATATCTGCGCCTGTGCAAATCCGACGAACGCTCGCTGTCGACGCTGCCTCCTGGCCGCTTCCTGATGCCCGGTGACCTGGAAGGCTCACCGGCGCTGACCTTCGCCCCCCTGCCCGCACTGGCCGATGGCAAGGCGCCGAAGGGATCGCTGCAGGCGATGATGGAGCGCCGCTACGAAGCCTACAAGAGCCTGGTGGTGAAACCCTTCTTCCGGGAACATTTCGCGCGCCTCGATCGACAGATCGTCCTAGTCGATGCGCTGCAGGCCATCAATCGCGGGCCGGAAGCGGTTCAAGATCTGGAGCGGGCGCTTGGCGACGTGCTGACCTGCTTTCGCGCCGGCTCGAACAATATCCTGACATCTCTGGTTCGCCGGCGCATCGACCGCGTCCTGGTGGCCGCCACCAAGGCCGATCATCTGCATCACGAGAGCCATGACCGACTGGAAACGCTCACCCGCCGACTGGTGGACCGGGCGATCCAGACGATCGGCATGAGCGGTGCCGGCATCGAGGTCATGGCGCTGGCGTCCGTCCGGGCGACGCGTGAGGCCAACGTCAAGCGGGATGGCCATGACCTGCCGGTGATTGTCGGCACCCCGATGGCTGGAGAACGGATCGGCAAAGAGATCTTTGACGGCGAGCGCAAGACCGCTGTGTTCCCCGGCGATCTTCCCGAGGATCCGGAAGCCTTCTTCCGGTCGCTTGACGCCGGCGAGCCGGCCGAATTGCCTGATCTCGACATTGTCCGCTTCCGTCCGCCGCGCCTTGAGGAAACCGGTGGCGGCATCACTTTGTCCGTCCCTCATATCCGCCTAGATCGCGCCATGCAGTTCCTGCTCGGAGACCGTCTCGCATGA
- a CDS encoding Hpt domain-containing protein, with protein MAAVNVAFEAPENFGGLCPSQQRPVDLVHLATQTKGDRAVEIEILQMFARQARGCLQALASDRDALQVKAAAQRLRNAAMAVGALRVAGAADLIETKGATIDSVASVSAAVLEAEHFILKLAR; from the coding sequence ATGGCAGCCGTAAATGTCGCTTTCGAAGCTCCTGAAAATTTTGGCGGCCTGTGCCCCTCGCAGCAGCGTCCTGTTGACCTTGTTCATCTTGCTACCCAGACCAAGGGCGACCGCGCCGTCGAGATCGAGATTCTTCAGATGTTCGCGCGCCAGGCCCGCGGCTGTCTTCAGGCTCTGGCCAGCGATCGCGACGCGCTCCAGGTCAAGGCGGCCGCACAGCGGCTGAGGAATGCTGCAATGGCGGTTGGTGCTCTTCGGGTTGCCGGGGCAGCCGACCTGATCGAAACAAAGGGTGCGACCATCGATTCGGTTGCCTCGGTGAGTGCCGCTGTTCTCGAGGCGGAGCATTTCATCCTCAAGCTCGCCCGTTAG
- the folP gene encoding dihydropteroate synthase, protein MSTANRSIWRVAHGRDLDLTARGALMAIINVTPDSFSDGGLHATTEKAVAHAFACVEAGADILDIGGESTRPGAAEVTPEEEMERVVPVIEALVARTDVLLSIDTYRADTARAAIAAGAHIINDVHGLQREPDIASVAAASGAGLCIMHTGRGRETLSDIIKDQFFFLGQSLDIARAAGVLPQAITLDPGFGFAKETAEENIELMVRFEELHRFGLPLLAGTSRKRFLGTLTGRDAAGRDAATAATTIALRLKGAAVFRVHNVAINRDALAVADAMLATQKRLAEGVTP, encoded by the coding sequence GTGTCGACCGCCAATCGAAGCATCTGGCGCGTTGCCCATGGTCGGGACCTGGACCTGACGGCGCGGGGCGCACTGATGGCCATCATCAATGTCACGCCGGATTCGTTTTCCGACGGCGGTTTGCATGCCACGACCGAAAAGGCGGTTGCCCATGCGTTTGCCTGTGTCGAGGCCGGCGCGGACATTCTTGATATCGGTGGTGAATCGACACGCCCCGGCGCTGCTGAAGTGACGCCCGAGGAAGAAATGGAGCGGGTCGTTCCGGTGATCGAGGCACTGGTTGCCCGTACCGACGTTCTGCTGTCAATCGACACCTACCGTGCTGACACCGCCCGCGCAGCGATTGCAGCGGGTGCGCACATCATCAATGACGTGCACGGGCTGCAGCGGGAGCCGGACATTGCATCCGTAGCTGCAGCGAGCGGGGCCGGGCTCTGTATCATGCATACGGGACGCGGACGGGAGACGCTTTCCGACATCATCAAGGACCAGTTTTTCTTCCTGGGGCAGTCCCTGGACATTGCACGCGCTGCGGGCGTTCTTCCTCAGGCGATCACACTCGACCCCGGTTTCGGATTTGCCAAGGAGACGGCGGAGGAAAACATCGAGCTGATGGTGCGTTTCGAGGAATTGCATCGTTTCGGTCTGCCGCTTCTAGCCGGTACCTCGCGCAAGCGATTTCTCGGGACCCTGACCGGACGCGACGCTGCCGGGCGGGACGCGGCGACGGCCGCGACCACGATTGCACTGCGTCTGAAGGGAGCAGCCGTATTCAGGGTTCATAATGTCGCGATCAACCGTGATGCACTTGCCGTTGCCGATGCAATGCTTGCGACACAAAAGCGGCTTGCCGAAGGAGTGACGCCATGA